In Trichoderma asperellum chromosome 1, complete sequence, a single window of DNA contains:
- a CDS encoding uncharacterized protein (EggNog:ENOG41), with translation MATASVGGTLAMTPFYNFMSEQMITAHPLGGAPMSRDNTGANGATNHLVQVFVGNNTAETHSGLIVTDGALIPGSIGVNPLATIAALAERIVAAYAKKQRPCH, from the exons ATGGCCACAGCTTCTGTTGGAGGCACCCTGGCGATGACCCCGTTCTACAACTTTATGAGTGAGCAAATGATCACGGCGCATCCTCTTGG AGGAGCCCCAATGTCTCGCGATAACACTGGAGCAAATGGCGCGACAAATCACTTGGTTCAAGTTTTCGTCGGCAACAACACCGCAGAGACACACTCAGGCCTCATCGTGACAGATGGGGCCCTGATTCCTGGCTCTATTGGGGTGAACCCGCTTGCTACAATTGCTGCTCTCGCCGAACGCATTGTCGCGGCCTATGCTAAAAAACAACGGCCTTGTCATTAG
- a CDS encoding uncharacterized protein (EggNog:ENOG41): protein MSRLKSVEFTELMSGFIHRTQLDMVVDKKAVYESAFRAAKGRGEIGRLLVSVSVFKDHELENESQPSVSEKLVASGILRLRPKDFVSEMDDALSFGQRCLEKSEKYDEILDLLRIQIRIASVDATCPP, encoded by the exons ATGTCCAGATTGAAAAGCGTCGAATTCACAGAACTCATGTCTGGATTCATCCACAGAACGCAGCTAGATATGGTAGTCGATAAGAAGGCAGTTTATGAATCAGCCTTTCGAGCAGCAAAGGGCAGAGGCGAGATTGGCAGATTGTTGGTCAGCGTGAGCGTCTTCAAAGACCATGAATTGGAGAACGAATCTCAGCCCAGCG TCAGTGAGAAACTGGTTGCGAGTGGCATCTTGCGTCTGCGCCCAAAGGACTTTGTCTCCGAGATGGATGACGCTCTCTCCTTCGGGCAGAGATGTCTTGAGAAAAGCGAAAAATATGACGAGATTCTTGACCTTCTGCGCATCCAAATCCGTATCGCATCTGTTGACGCCACTTGCCCCCCTTGA
- a CDS encoding uncharacterized protein (EggNog:ENOG41) — MEHSQHDQVHVTTGVGQGIQIHFWRLVRNRIIYSRSLVSATVESAAATPPRKKRRNVQQCRLPSHDLCVYGRCWRHSNLNEATHRNVDRFLGGCSMHLINLLKRMGSCGEVSTNVPEYTELTAPEIVERLRGLPFLFFVGGDSAVLSPRATETTYERLIDTFGMCAGLPGGSIQYRRRVVPGYGHLDCWMGRNAWRDVYPFVREEIDRVVRGESYKFREPYDRFRQFGGEA; from the coding sequence ATGGAGCACTCTCAACATGATCAAGTCCACGTCACCACTGGCGTTGGACAAGGTATACAAATTCATTTTTGGAGATTGGTTCGAAATCGGATCATCTACTCAAGATCCTTGGTCTCAGCAACTGTTGAATCAGCTGCTGCGACCCCAcccagaaagaagagaagaaatgtGCAACAATGCCGCCTGCCATCGCACGACCTTTGTGTGTATGGCCGTTGCTGGAGACATAGCAATCTCAATGAGGCGACCCATCGAAACGTTGATCGTTTCTTGGGCGGCTGCAGCATGCACCTAATAAATCTGCTGAAACGAATGGGTAGCTGTGGCGAAGTCAGCACGAATGTGCCCGAGTATACAGAGCTCACGGCACCAGAAATCGTCGAGCGCCTACGTGGCCTTccattccttttctttgtcgGTGGAGATAGTGCTGTTCTCTCCCCAAGAGCTACAGAGACGACGTATGAGCGCCTGATTGATACGTTTGGCATGTGTGCTGGCCTTCCTGGAGGAAGCATCCAATATCGCCGAAGAGTGGTCCCTGGCTATGGGCATTTGGACTGCTGGATGGGGCGCAATGCTTGGAGAGACGTGTATCCATTTGTACGCGAGGAGATTGATCGAGTTGTCCGAGGTGAGTCGTATAAGTTCCGAGAACCGTATGATAGGTTCAGACAATTTGGAGGGGAAGCGTAA
- a CDS encoding uncharacterized protein (EggNog:ENOG41) → MATQTAIQMKGPGKAEIVTDTPMPKLRDDYIIVKTVAVALNPVDWKQIDDLTCPGAIVGCDYSGVVEQVGPAVKHGPHVGDRVMGMVHGSNFSNHEDGAFAEHIAAKGDLQLKIPDYMSFEEAATLGAGMITVGKGLYESLDLPWPDDPPMKSFPVLIYGGSTATGTLAIQFAKLSGLEVITTCSPKNFWLVRSLGADHVYDYNSPKCAASIREITNDQLGHVFDTVSKPETAEICCNAISSQGGKYAGLSGLQELPRNDVENLQIMAYTAFGEAFDFGGQEVPANPKNYDFAVKFVSLAQALLWQGRIRPHPQSVRRGSWSGVLDGLQEMREGKVSGVKLVYPI, encoded by the exons ATGGCTACCCAAACCGCGATCCAGATGAAAGGCCCTGGCAAGGCAGAGATCGTTACTGATACTCCCATGCCCAAACTTCGCGATGACTACATCATTGTTAAAACGGTCGCTGTAGCTTTAAACCCGGTTGACTGGAAGCAGATTGACGATCTGACCTGCCCTGGAGCGATTGTAGGTTGTGACTACAGTGGAGTAGTCGAGCAAGTTGGCCCTGCAGTCAAGCATGGACCTCATGTTGGTGATAGAGTCATGGGAATGGTTCATGGCA GTAATTTCTCGAACCATGAAGACGGAGCGTTTGCAGAACATATTGCTGCCAAAGGAGACCTTCAGCTCAAGATACCAGACTACATGTCATTTGAAGAAGCCGCAACACTAGGCGCTGGCATGATTACTGTCGGTAAAGGTCTTTACGAGTCCCTAGATTTGCCTTGGCCCGACGATCCTCCAATGAAGTCGTTTCCGGTCTTGATATATGGAGGCAGTACGGCAACAGGCACCTTGGCTATTCAATTTGCAAAATT ATCTGGCTTAGAAGTCATCACAACATGTTCCCCAAAGAACTTTTGGCTCGTCCGAAGCCTAGGGGCAGATCACGTCTACGACTACAACTCGCCGAAATGCGCCGCCTCTATCCGTGAAATCACAAACGATCAGCTGGGACACGTTTTCGATACCGTTTCTAAGCCCGAAACGGCCGAGATATGCTGCAACGCCATAAGCAGCCAAGGCGGCAAATACGCCGGCCTCAGCGGTCTGCAGGAGCTTCCGCGCAACGACGTTGAGAACCTTCAAATCATGGCCTACACGGCCTTTGGAGAGGCGTTCGACTTCGGAGGCCAGGAAGTTCCAGCAAACCCAAAGAATTACGATTTCGCAGTCAAGTTTGTTTCGCTAGCGCAGGCGTTGCTGTGGCAGGGCAGGATTAGGCCGCATCCGCAGAGCGTAAGAAGGGGGAGTTGGAGCGGCGTTTTGGATGGATTGCAGGAGATGCGGGAGGGAAAAGTTTCGGGCGTGAAGCTCGTGTATCCAATTTGA
- a CDS encoding uncharacterized protein (EggNog:ENOG41~MEROPS:MER0033188) encodes MRYGAAPTGSLRWKAPTAPPTVSGVQSATQFGDVCMATNAGPNPQGQSEDCLFVNVWAPSGAGPSSKLPVWVFIQGGGFESLASAGTDGSGAVANSGNKIVLVTLNYRVGIFGFLASSEIQANGVANAGLYDQQAALKWVQQHIAQFGGDPTHVIIHGQSAGAEAASLQLLANGGQNQGLFVGAMFESLPQITQPKVSEIQFQYDALVSNAGCGSSSDSLSCLRGLSTTALQQFNVPIVYPGQSNAPNYPYVPCVDGVFLQTGAYEAFETGKFVKVPMFFGSVTDEGTTLGAPNASSPDEIETFFQNNYPRLSSQNTSAIIAQYPENIEPAFNGHAAWFPAAELAYGDVLVTCHGLNFGKYFIQAGQPIWAYRFNVLTQSNIQSGVGVPHGFDLGAVFGGGYDNSNLTNIDQLQGYYISFVRSLNPNTFAFSGSPSWPQWNGQAGGSRLVINNNNTVVEAVPQNQMSRCAFWESLVSELEI; translated from the exons ATGCGATATGGAGCAGCCCCAACAGGAAGTTTGAGATGGAAGGCCCCAACTGCCCCTCCCACAGTCTCTGGAGTCCAGTCTGCTACCCAG tttGGAGACGTTTGCATGGCTACTAATGCTGGACCAAATCCACAAGGCCAGAGTGAAGACTGCCTCTTTGTCAACGTTTGGGCCCCTTCGGGTGCTGGCCCAAGTTCTAAACTCCCTGTCTGGGTTTTCATCCAAGGAGGAGGTTTTGAGAGCTTGGCTTCTGCAGGAACGGATGGCAGTGGTGCAGTAGCCAACTCTGGAAACAAAATCGTGCTTGTGACCCTAAACTATCGCGTGGGCATTTTTGGCTTCCTGGCCAGCTCGGAGATCCAGGCCAATGGAGTGGCCAATGCCGGTTTATACGACCAGCAGGCTGCCTTGAAGTGGGTGCAGCAGCACATCGCCCAGTTCGGTGGCGATCCAACACATGTCATTATACATGGACAGAGCGCAGGTGCCGAGGCTGCGTCGTTGCAACTTCTCGCCAATGGAGGCCAAAACCAGGGTCTTTTCGTCGGAGCCATGTTTGAGTCGCTCCCTCAGATCACTCAACCTAAAGTGTCGGAGATTCAGTTCCAATATGATGCTCTCGTCAGCAATGCCGGATGCGGTTCCAGCTCCGACTCTCTATCTTGCCTTCGCGGTCTCAGCACCACCGCGCTGCAGCAGTTCAACGTCCCCATCGTCTATCCTGGCCAATCTAATGCCCCCAATTATCCGTATGTGCCTTGCGTGGATGGCGTATTCCTGCAGACTGGCGCCTATGAGGCTTTCGAGACTGGCAAATTCGTCAAGGTCCCCATGTTCTTTGGCAGCGTCACAGATGAGGGGACGACTTTGGGTGCCCCCAACGCATCATCGCCCGATGAGATTGAAACCTTTTTCCAGAATAACTACCCTCGTCTGTCGAGCCAAAACACATCTGCAATCATTGCCCAGTATCCTGAGAATATTGAGCCCGCCTTTAATGGCCATGCAGCCTGGTTTCCTGCAGCGGAACTTGCCTATGGCGATGTGCTCGTAACCTGCCACGGACTCAATTTTGGCAAGTATTTTATACAAGCCGGGCAGCCTATCTGGGCCTACCGCTTCAACGTGTTGACGCAAAGCAACATTCAAAGCGGAGTCGGGGTTCCCCACGGCTTTGATCTGGGTGCAGTTTTTGGAGGCGGCTATGACAACTCCAACCTGACCAACATTGATCAGCTGCAGGGCTACTACATCTCCTTTGTTCGGTCATTGAATCCAAACACTTTCGCCTTTTCTGGGTCACCATCGTGGCCACAGTGGAACGGACAAGCAGGAGGATCGAGGCTTGTGatcaacaataacaacacaGTTGTTGAGGCTGTCCCACAGAATCAAATGAGTCGATGTGCGTTCTGGGAGAGTCTAGTTTCCGAGTTAGAGATTTAG
- a CDS encoding mitochondrial 37S ribosomal protein mS45 (EggNog:ENOG41) encodes MPPRLSAAAVPLTPVVDACVLPSCKSAAPFVRSFSSTPCKQKMSRARQQMYQWLKGREGSEFAEPKGGPRYLGPLQDQPFPLNPLFRSQPVLDEQTRELIWDKVIMRGEALKAVSAEMGVDVRRVAAVVRLKEVEKQWQREGKKLATPYAKAVMSMLPKTSYREGEKNLPHEPVNEIHVHKLTMQQLFVPVSESRHFTRQDAAKAFHDTMLSVDARSPQPELIKMERDILQGKTRQESLAKFKEATQKEEDRVAQRIAREAQREEEATTRVTTDRYEFRFKEINADDVGRTGRSRKGTGWRYGAPFDDRKRGLVKIPTSVP; translated from the exons ATGCCCCCCAGATTGTCGGCGGCTGCCGTGCCGCTGACCCCAGTGGTCGATGCGTGCGTCCTCCCCTCGTGCAAATCAGCAGCGCCATTCGTGCGATCCTTCAGCTCGACGCCGTGCAAGCAGAAGATGAGCCGGGCTCGGCAGCAGATGTACCAGTGGCTCAAGGGCCGGGAAGGCTCCGAGTTTGCAGAGCCCAAAGGAGGGCCGCGGTATTTAGGGCCGCTGCAGGACCAGCCGTTTCCTCTCAACCCGCTGTTCCGAAGCCAGCCGGTTCTGGACGAGCAGACGAGGGAGCTGATCTGGGACAAGGTCATTATGAGGGGAGAGGCCCTCAAGGCGGTATCGGCCGAGATGGGCGTTGATGTGAGGAGAGTGGCGGCTGTGGTAAGGCTAAAGGAGGTGGAGAAGCAGTGGCAGAGAGAG ggcaagaagctggcaaCTCCCTATGCCAAAGCTGTCATGAGCATGCTGCCCAAGACATCATACCGCGAGGGCGAGAAGAATTTGCCGCACGAGCCTGTAAACGAGATTCACGTCCACAAGCTGACGATGCAACAACTCTTTGTGCCCGTATCTGAGTCACGGCATTTTACTCGACAAGACGCCGCAAAGGCCTTCCACGACACCATGCTCTCCGTTGATGCGCGATCACCACAGCCAGAGCTCATCAAGATGGAGCGGGACATTCTACAGGGCAAGACTCGACAGGAGAGTCTGGCCAAGTTCAAGGAGGCGACgcagaaggaggaggatcGAGTGGCGCAACGCATCGCCCGCGAGGCGcagcgagaagaggaggccaCAACGAGGGTGACTACGGATCGCTACGAGTTCCGGTTCAAGGAGATTAATGCCGATGACGTTGGCCGAACCGGCCGATCAAGAAAGGGCACCGGTTGGAGATACGGAGCGCCGTTTGACGACCGCAAGCGCGGATTGGTCAAGATTCCTACGTCTGTGCCGTAa